A stretch of Heterodontus francisci isolate sHetFra1 chromosome 1, sHetFra1.hap1, whole genome shotgun sequence DNA encodes these proteins:
- the LOC137368686 gene encoding pantothenate kinase 2, mitochondrial-like isoform X2 encodes MYIDSIGFNGCAECYYFEHPTDPERCRKMTCALDNPYPLLMVNIGSGVSILAVYSKDNYKRVTGTSLGGGTFLGLCCLLTGCSTFEEALEMASRGESTKVDKLVRDIYGGDYDRFGLPGWAVASSFGNMMSKEKREAVNKDDLARATLVTITNNIGSIARMCALNENISRVVFVGNFLRINTLSMKLLAYALDYWSKGQLKGLFMEHEGYFGAVGALLELVNSV; translated from the exons ATGTATATTGATTCGATAGGCTTCAATGGGTGTGCAGAGTGTTACTACTTCGAGCACCCAACAGATCCAGAAAGATGTCGGAAGATGACCTGTGCTTTGGATAATCCATATCCACTACTAATGGTGAATATTGGATCAGGAGTCAGTATTCTTGCTGTTTACTCAAAGGATAATTACAAGCGGGTAACTGGTACTAG TCTTGGAGGTGGGACCTTTCTTGGCCTGTGCTGTCTGCTGACCGGTTGTTCAACCTTCGAAGAAGCCCTTGAGATGGCGTCACGTGGGGAGAGTACAAAGGTGGATAAATTAGTCAGGGATATCTACGGAGGAGACTATGATAGGTTTGGACTTCCAGGCTGGGCTGTGGCATCCAG TTTTGGGAACATGATGAGCAAAGAAAAACgggaagcagtgaacaaagatgatTTGGCTAGAGCTACTTTGGTCACCATCACAAACAACATAGGCTCCATAGCCCGGATGTGTGCACTGAATGAG AACATTAGCAGAGTGGTATTTGTTGGTAACTTTCTAAGGATCAACACTTTGTCCATGAAATTATTGGCCTATGCTTTGGACTACTGGTCGAAGGGACAACTGAAAGGGCTCTTTATGGAACATGAG GGTTATTTTGGAGCAGTGGGTGCCTTGTTAGAACTAGTCAACTCCGTTTGA
- the LOC137368686 gene encoding pantothenate kinase 2, mitochondrial-like isoform X3, with the protein MKYKQSAGNTQLVWQHLWRKQQSLRFSLGGGTFLGLCCLLTGCSTFEEALEMASRGESTKVDKLVRDIYGGDYDRFGLPGWAVASSFGNMMSKEKREAVNKDDLARATLVTITNNIGSIARMCALNENISRVVFVGNFLRINTLSMKLLAYALDYWSKGQLKGLFMEHEGYFGAVGALLELVNSV; encoded by the exons atgAAATATAaacaaagcgctggaaatactcagctggtctggcagcatctgtggagaaagcagcagagtttacgtttcag TCTTGGAGGTGGGACCTTTCTTGGCCTGTGCTGTCTGCTGACCGGTTGTTCAACCTTCGAAGAAGCCCTTGAGATGGCGTCACGTGGGGAGAGTACAAAGGTGGATAAATTAGTCAGGGATATCTACGGAGGAGACTATGATAGGTTTGGACTTCCAGGCTGGGCTGTGGCATCCAG TTTTGGGAACATGATGAGCAAAGAAAAACgggaagcagtgaacaaagatgatTTGGCTAGAGCTACTTTGGTCACCATCACAAACAACATAGGCTCCATAGCCCGGATGTGTGCACTGAATGAG AACATTAGCAGAGTGGTATTTGTTGGTAACTTTCTAAGGATCAACACTTTGTCCATGAAATTATTGGCCTATGCTTTGGACTACTGGTCGAAGGGACAACTGAAAGGGCTCTTTATGGAACATGAG GGTTATTTTGGAGCAGTGGGTGCCTTGTTAGAACTAGTCAACTCCGTTTGA